From a single Apium graveolens cultivar Ventura chromosome 2, ASM990537v1, whole genome shotgun sequence genomic region:
- the LOC141706795 gene encoding putative protein phosphatase 2C 55, producing the protein MPNPHLSTLRGAIRQGIKNSSIGPKASIQDSVEVGVSLGKIFGNSRLLRSVSSSCVSSLNLLLEPGTVVAAQSTLHLGNRRKNISVVGAVSRTFSIPSVSGPSLQVCGYHVDHLFTEPGHLSPNIHSQKTPMAISSSRALIGDCSVHNVTYKHGHPLRQTNNANTAYRNLSFDNCRKACMKLRNKEPNNNHSLYGFISYHAVKSSGNSYPALGFGMRSFHISAPASFSAGTAPDVSFENPVREEQVASAADSSEQKIIADGSLKLNSGSCYLPHPDKEETGGEDAHFICSDEQAIGVADGVGGWADLGVNAGLYARELMSNSVTAIQDEPKGSIDPSRVLEKAYSSTKARGSSTACIIALTGQGIHAINLGDSGFMVVRDGCTIFRSTAQQHDFNFTYQLENGSDGDLPSSGEVITVPVAAGDVIIAGTDGLFDNLYNNDITAVVVHAVRAGFGPQVTAQKIAALARQRAQDKNRQTPFSSAAQEAGFRYYGGKLDDITVVVSYITKTDAK; encoded by the exons ATGCCAAATCCTCATCTTTCTACACTGAGGGGTGCCATCAGGCAGGGAATAAAAAATTCTTCTATTGGGCCAAAAGCAAGCATCCAGGATTCTGTAGAAGTCGGTGTTAGCCTAGGCAAAATATTTGGCAATTCTAGACTGTTGCGTTCTGTATCAAGCTCATGTGTTTCTAGCCTGAATCTGCTATTAGAGCCTGGTACTGTTGTTGCTGCTCAATCAACTTTACATTTGGGGAACCGAAGAAAAAATATTTCAGTTGTTGGAGCTGTCTCTCGTACATTTTCTATTCCATCTGTTTCTGGGCCCTCCCTTCAAGTCTGTGGGTATCACGTAGATCACCTGTTTACTGAGCCTGGTCATTTGTCACCCAATATTCACTCTCAGAAGACACCTATGGCAATTAGTAGTTCCAGAGCTTTGATCGGTGACTGTTCAGTGCATAATGTAACATACAAGCACGGACATCCACTACGGCAAACAAATAATGCAAATACTGCCTACAGGAATCTAAGTTTTGACAATTGCAGAAAAGCCTGCATGAAACTGAGAAATAAGGAACCGAATAATAATCATTCTCTATACGGATTCATTTCATATCATGCGGTTAAGAGTAGTGGAAATTCTTATCCAGCATTGGGGTTTGGCATGAGAAGCTTCCACATCTCCGCACCGGCTTCGTTCTCCGCAGGGACTGCTCCAGATGTGTCCTTTGAAAACCCTGTTAGAGAAGAACAGGTCGCGAGTGCTGCTGATTCTTCTGAACA GAAAATCATAGCAGATGGATCATTGAAGCTAAACTCAGGATCGTGTTATCTTCCCCATCCCGATAAAGAAGAAACTGGTGGGGAGGATGCTCACTTTATCTGCTCGGATGAACAAGCAATTGGCGTGGCGGATGGTGTTGGTGGCTGGGCTGATCTTGGTGTTAATGCAGGGCTTTATGCTCGAGAACTTATGTCAAACTCGGTAACTGCAATTCAGGATGAACCGAAGGGTTCTATTGACCCATCTCGGGTCCTGGAGAAAGCATACTCAAGCACCAAAGCCAGAGGGTCTTCAACTGCTTGCATCATTGCTCTCACGGGACAG GGTATCCATGCCATTAATTTAGGTGATAGTGGGTTTATGGTGGTAAGAGATGGATGCACCATTTTCCGGTCCACTGCGCAACAGCATGATTTCAATTTCACATATCAACTGGAGAATGGTAGTGATGGTGATTTGCCTAGCTCTGGTGAG GTGATTACCGTGCCTGTCGCTGCTGGAGATGTCATAATTGCTGGCACAGACGGGCTATTTGATAACTTGTACAACAACGATATTACTGCTGTGGTAGTGCATGCTGTGAGAGCTGGTTTTGGTCCTCAAGTAACAGCTCAAAAGATAGCAGCATTGGCACGCCAAAGAGCACAGGATAAGAATCGACAGACACCATTTTCCTCTGCAGCCCAAGAAGCTGGATTTCGCTACTATGGTGGAAAACTCGATGACATAACTGTCGTCGTTTCATACATAACCAAGACTGATGCTAAATAA
- the LOC141706796 gene encoding J domain-containing protein required for chloroplast accumulation response 1-like isoform X2, whose amino-acid sequence MKRENRRDNILLDYSARRSVEGSSGSPVTSSDDIDFKDVFGGPPRRFSYHETTRYSSDGAMDVMETARSRSLSSGKPVFGERGSSVSRRTHQRNDFFDDIFQGVKSRSGSGAGSAIMGPYEPFGTSVSARLSHPSATLNKDVNNPTLASTSSFKKKEDTSNGISSSKYSISRFSSQGESGHDLTSNVQQSNCPGPLSTEVYPGNKETSYMTKSDEIGLRMEPKSDSDYTEAPNDIEDSHFSIYKWAGGEVPIAMPSPDWIGLKVDENPRYLREISKSEKTRKEVSMVTEETPKPVAKTLHSFLQDNMEAQDDKDTTLKTGRKVKATKVFGSNDGTSNKVKRYGEKKTDSESTEVNKGSNQRSSNIPEGNAKRSGVRGKVKDFVKKFNQENNSKPKSNFDCGNQNFRSEGKVNCIRVDSSSLSTSNIDAVMQLSNLDTVLDALFELDENVEQPESNSPVKSTFFTTTENSSLQNDASPCSESIPDDSEVKADKIEDHFRERKMMQDVLENQVEHLPISEDNKANALDAEVLKWSTGKEGNIRSLISTLQYVLWEESGWKPVPLVDIIELNAVKKSYQKAMLCLHPDKLQQKGADSHQKYIAERVFDILQEAWDHFNTLDPL is encoded by the exons ATGAAAAGGGAGAATCGAAGAGACAATATACTGCTGGACTACTCAGCGCGAAGATCAGTAGAAGGGAGTAGCGGTTCACCAGTTACAAGTTCAGATGATATTGATTTTAAAGATGTTTTTGGAGGGCCTCCCAGGAGGTTTTCATATCATGAGACAACAAGGTACAGTTCAGATGGAGCAATGGATGTTATGGAAACTGCAAGGTCTCGCAGTTTGAGTAGCGGAAAACCAGTATTTGGGGAAAGAGGAAGTAGTGTCAGTAGGAGGACACATCAGAggaatgatttttttgatgacATATTCCAGGGTGTCAAATCTAGGTCCGGCTCTGGCGCTGGCTCAGCCATTATGGGCCCATATGAACCGTTTGGGACTTCAGTTTCTGCTCGATTAAG CCATCCTTCTGCAACATTGAACAAAGATGTTAATAATCCAACATTAGCGTCCACCAGCAGTTTTAAGAAGAAAGAAGATACTTCAAATGGAATAAGTTCCTCAAAATATTCTATATCTAGATTCTCAAGCCAAGGTGAGTCAGGACATGATTTGACAAGTAATGTTCAGCAATCTAATTGTCCAGGACCGTTGTCAACTGAAGTATATCCAGGAAATAAGGAAACATCATACATgaccaagtctgatgaaataggcTTAAGGATGGAACCAAAAAGCGATTCAGATTATACAGAAGCTCCAAATGATATAGAAGATTCTCACTTCTCCATATACAAATGGGCAGGCGGAGAAGTACCTATAGCGATGCCTTCTCCAGATTGGATTGGTTTAAAAGTCGATGAGAATCCTAGATATCTACGTGAAATAAGCAAGTCTGAGAAAACCAGAAAAGAGGTCTCTATGGTGACTGAAGAAACCCCCAAACCAGTTGCTAAGACTTTACATTCTTTTCTACAAGATAACATGGAAGCACAAG ATGATAAAGATACTACTTTGAAGACAGGTAGGAAGGTGAAAGCAACTAAAGTGTTTGGTTCAAATGATGGCACCAGTAATAAAGTAAAGAGATATGGTGAGAAAAAAACTGATTCAGAAAGTACTGAAGTAAACAAGGGCAGCAATCAGAGATCATCGAACATTCCAGAAGGAAATGCCAAGAGAAGTGGAGTTAGGGGAAAGGTCAAAGACTTTGTTAAAAAGTTTAATCAAGAAAATAATTCAAAGCCCAAAAGTAACTTTGATTGTGGAAATCAGAATTTTAGATCGGAGGGAAAAGTTAATTGTATACGGGTTGATAGCTCAAGTCTTAGCACATCCAATATCGATGCTGTGATGCAGTTGTCCAACTTAGACACAGTGCTAGATGCGCTCTTTGAG CTGGATGAAAATGTTGAACAGCCAGAGAGTAATTCTCCAGTGAAGTCCACATTCTTCACAACTACTGAAAATTCTTCCCTTCAGAATGACGCTTCACCATGTTCTG AGTCAATCCCTGATGATTCAGAAGTTAAAGCTGACAAAATAGAAGACCACTTCCGCGAGAGAAAAATG ATGCAAGATGTATTGGAAAATCAGGTCGAGCATCTGCCAATAAGTGAAGATAACAAGGCTAAT GCTTTAGATGCTGAAGTTCTTAAGTGGTCAACGGGAAAGGAAGGAAATATCCGCTCTTTAATCTCAACTCTTCAATAT GTTCTTTGGGAAGAGAGTGGATGGAAGCCAGTGCCTCTTGTGGACATAATTGAATTAAATGCAGTGAAGAAATCATACCAGAAAGCTATGCTGTGTCTGCACCCTGATAAACTACAGCAGAAGGGTGCTGATTCTCATCAAAAATACATTGCAGAAAGAGTTTTCGATATTTTACAG GAAGCATGGGATCACTTCAATACACTTGATCCATTATGA
- the LOC141706796 gene encoding J domain-containing protein required for chloroplast accumulation response 1-like isoform X1 — protein MKRENRRDNILLDYSARRSVEGSSGSPVTSSDDIDFKDVFGGPPRRFSYHETTRYSSDGAMDVMETARSRSLSSGKPVFGERGSSVSRRTHQRNDFFDDIFQGVKSRSGSGAGSAIMGPYEPFGTSVSARLSHPSATLNKDVNNPTLASTSSFKKKEDTSNGISSSKYSISRFSSQGESGHDLTSNVQQSNCPGPLSTEVYPGNKETSYMTKSDEIGLRMEPKSDSDYTEAPNDIEDSHFSIYKWAGGEVPIAMPSPDWIGLKVDENPRYLREISKSEKTRKEVSMVTEETPKPVAKTLHSFLQDNMEAQDDKDTTLKTGRKVKATKVFGSNDGTSNKVKRYGEKKTDSESTEVNKGSNQRSSNIPEGNAKRSGVRGKVKDFVKKFNQENNSKPKSNFDCGNQNFRSEGKVNCIRVDSSSLSTSNIDAVMQLSNLDTVLDALFELDENVEQPESNSPVKSTFFTTTENSSLQNDASPCSESIPDDSEVKADKIEDHFRERKMQMQDVLENQVEHLPISEDNKANALDAEVLKWSTGKEGNIRSLISTLQYVLWEESGWKPVPLVDIIELNAVKKSYQKAMLCLHPDKLQQKGADSHQKYIAERVFDILQEAWDHFNTLDPL, from the exons ATGAAAAGGGAGAATCGAAGAGACAATATACTGCTGGACTACTCAGCGCGAAGATCAGTAGAAGGGAGTAGCGGTTCACCAGTTACAAGTTCAGATGATATTGATTTTAAAGATGTTTTTGGAGGGCCTCCCAGGAGGTTTTCATATCATGAGACAACAAGGTACAGTTCAGATGGAGCAATGGATGTTATGGAAACTGCAAGGTCTCGCAGTTTGAGTAGCGGAAAACCAGTATTTGGGGAAAGAGGAAGTAGTGTCAGTAGGAGGACACATCAGAggaatgatttttttgatgacATATTCCAGGGTGTCAAATCTAGGTCCGGCTCTGGCGCTGGCTCAGCCATTATGGGCCCATATGAACCGTTTGGGACTTCAGTTTCTGCTCGATTAAG CCATCCTTCTGCAACATTGAACAAAGATGTTAATAATCCAACATTAGCGTCCACCAGCAGTTTTAAGAAGAAAGAAGATACTTCAAATGGAATAAGTTCCTCAAAATATTCTATATCTAGATTCTCAAGCCAAGGTGAGTCAGGACATGATTTGACAAGTAATGTTCAGCAATCTAATTGTCCAGGACCGTTGTCAACTGAAGTATATCCAGGAAATAAGGAAACATCATACATgaccaagtctgatgaaataggcTTAAGGATGGAACCAAAAAGCGATTCAGATTATACAGAAGCTCCAAATGATATAGAAGATTCTCACTTCTCCATATACAAATGGGCAGGCGGAGAAGTACCTATAGCGATGCCTTCTCCAGATTGGATTGGTTTAAAAGTCGATGAGAATCCTAGATATCTACGTGAAATAAGCAAGTCTGAGAAAACCAGAAAAGAGGTCTCTATGGTGACTGAAGAAACCCCCAAACCAGTTGCTAAGACTTTACATTCTTTTCTACAAGATAACATGGAAGCACAAG ATGATAAAGATACTACTTTGAAGACAGGTAGGAAGGTGAAAGCAACTAAAGTGTTTGGTTCAAATGATGGCACCAGTAATAAAGTAAAGAGATATGGTGAGAAAAAAACTGATTCAGAAAGTACTGAAGTAAACAAGGGCAGCAATCAGAGATCATCGAACATTCCAGAAGGAAATGCCAAGAGAAGTGGAGTTAGGGGAAAGGTCAAAGACTTTGTTAAAAAGTTTAATCAAGAAAATAATTCAAAGCCCAAAAGTAACTTTGATTGTGGAAATCAGAATTTTAGATCGGAGGGAAAAGTTAATTGTATACGGGTTGATAGCTCAAGTCTTAGCACATCCAATATCGATGCTGTGATGCAGTTGTCCAACTTAGACACAGTGCTAGATGCGCTCTTTGAG CTGGATGAAAATGTTGAACAGCCAGAGAGTAATTCTCCAGTGAAGTCCACATTCTTCACAACTACTGAAAATTCTTCCCTTCAGAATGACGCTTCACCATGTTCTG AGTCAATCCCTGATGATTCAGAAGTTAAAGCTGACAAAATAGAAGACCACTTCCGCGAGAGAAAAATG CAGATGCAAGATGTATTGGAAAATCAGGTCGAGCATCTGCCAATAAGTGAAGATAACAAGGCTAAT GCTTTAGATGCTGAAGTTCTTAAGTGGTCAACGGGAAAGGAAGGAAATATCCGCTCTTTAATCTCAACTCTTCAATAT GTTCTTTGGGAAGAGAGTGGATGGAAGCCAGTGCCTCTTGTGGACATAATTGAATTAAATGCAGTGAAGAAATCATACCAGAAAGCTATGCTGTGTCTGCACCCTGATAAACTACAGCAGAAGGGTGCTGATTCTCATCAAAAATACATTGCAGAAAGAGTTTTCGATATTTTACAG GAAGCATGGGATCACTTCAATACACTTGATCCATTATGA
- the LOC141706796 gene encoding J domain-containing protein required for chloroplast accumulation response 1-like isoform X3 — translation MKRENRRDNILLDYSARRSVEGSSGSPVTSSDDIDFKDVFGGPPRRFSYHETTRYSSDGAMDVMETARSRSLSSGKPVFGERGSSVSRRTHQRNDFFDDIFQGVKSRSGSGAGSAIMGPYEPFGTSVSARLSHPSATLNKDVNNPTLASTSSFKKKEDTSNGISSSKYSISRFSSQGESGHDLTSNVQQSNCPGPLSTEVYPGNKETSYMTKSDEIGLRMEPKSDSDYTEAPNDIEDSHFSIYKWAGGEVPIAMPSPDWIGLKVDENPRYLREISKSEKTRKEVSMVTEETPKPVAKTLHSFLQDNMEAQDDKDTTLKTGRKVKATKVFGSNDGTSNKVKRYGEKKTDSESTEVNKGSNQRSSNIPEGNAKRSGVRGKVKDFVKKFNQENNSKPKSNFDCGNQNFRSEGKVNCIRVDSSSLSTSNIDAVMQLSNLDTVLDALFELDENVEQPESNSPVKSTFFTTTENSSLQNDASPCSESIPDDSEVKADKIEDHFRERKMALDAEVLKWSTGKEGNIRSLISTLQYVLWEESGWKPVPLVDIIELNAVKKSYQKAMLCLHPDKLQQKGADSHQKYIAERVFDILQEAWDHFNTLDPL, via the exons ATGAAAAGGGAGAATCGAAGAGACAATATACTGCTGGACTACTCAGCGCGAAGATCAGTAGAAGGGAGTAGCGGTTCACCAGTTACAAGTTCAGATGATATTGATTTTAAAGATGTTTTTGGAGGGCCTCCCAGGAGGTTTTCATATCATGAGACAACAAGGTACAGTTCAGATGGAGCAATGGATGTTATGGAAACTGCAAGGTCTCGCAGTTTGAGTAGCGGAAAACCAGTATTTGGGGAAAGAGGAAGTAGTGTCAGTAGGAGGACACATCAGAggaatgatttttttgatgacATATTCCAGGGTGTCAAATCTAGGTCCGGCTCTGGCGCTGGCTCAGCCATTATGGGCCCATATGAACCGTTTGGGACTTCAGTTTCTGCTCGATTAAG CCATCCTTCTGCAACATTGAACAAAGATGTTAATAATCCAACATTAGCGTCCACCAGCAGTTTTAAGAAGAAAGAAGATACTTCAAATGGAATAAGTTCCTCAAAATATTCTATATCTAGATTCTCAAGCCAAGGTGAGTCAGGACATGATTTGACAAGTAATGTTCAGCAATCTAATTGTCCAGGACCGTTGTCAACTGAAGTATATCCAGGAAATAAGGAAACATCATACATgaccaagtctgatgaaataggcTTAAGGATGGAACCAAAAAGCGATTCAGATTATACAGAAGCTCCAAATGATATAGAAGATTCTCACTTCTCCATATACAAATGGGCAGGCGGAGAAGTACCTATAGCGATGCCTTCTCCAGATTGGATTGGTTTAAAAGTCGATGAGAATCCTAGATATCTACGTGAAATAAGCAAGTCTGAGAAAACCAGAAAAGAGGTCTCTATGGTGACTGAAGAAACCCCCAAACCAGTTGCTAAGACTTTACATTCTTTTCTACAAGATAACATGGAAGCACAAG ATGATAAAGATACTACTTTGAAGACAGGTAGGAAGGTGAAAGCAACTAAAGTGTTTGGTTCAAATGATGGCACCAGTAATAAAGTAAAGAGATATGGTGAGAAAAAAACTGATTCAGAAAGTACTGAAGTAAACAAGGGCAGCAATCAGAGATCATCGAACATTCCAGAAGGAAATGCCAAGAGAAGTGGAGTTAGGGGAAAGGTCAAAGACTTTGTTAAAAAGTTTAATCAAGAAAATAATTCAAAGCCCAAAAGTAACTTTGATTGTGGAAATCAGAATTTTAGATCGGAGGGAAAAGTTAATTGTATACGGGTTGATAGCTCAAGTCTTAGCACATCCAATATCGATGCTGTGATGCAGTTGTCCAACTTAGACACAGTGCTAGATGCGCTCTTTGAG CTGGATGAAAATGTTGAACAGCCAGAGAGTAATTCTCCAGTGAAGTCCACATTCTTCACAACTACTGAAAATTCTTCCCTTCAGAATGACGCTTCACCATGTTCTG AGTCAATCCCTGATGATTCAGAAGTTAAAGCTGACAAAATAGAAGACCACTTCCGCGAGAGAAAAATG GCTTTAGATGCTGAAGTTCTTAAGTGGTCAACGGGAAAGGAAGGAAATATCCGCTCTTTAATCTCAACTCTTCAATAT GTTCTTTGGGAAGAGAGTGGATGGAAGCCAGTGCCTCTTGTGGACATAATTGAATTAAATGCAGTGAAGAAATCATACCAGAAAGCTATGCTGTGTCTGCACCCTGATAAACTACAGCAGAAGGGTGCTGATTCTCATCAAAAATACATTGCAGAAAGAGTTTTCGATATTTTACAG GAAGCATGGGATCACTTCAATACACTTGATCCATTATGA
- the LOC141706799 gene encoding deSI-like protein At4g17486, which translates to MKLGLKKGWKAVVPLRLEGKSVARFCHLTKMKSTSHHSGTTPVYLNVYDLTPMNGYAYWAGVGIFHSGVEVHGIEYAFGAHDYPTSGVFEVEPRQCPGFKFRKSIFIGTTCLNRDQVREFTYHHSASYNGDTYHLIAKNCNHFCEDICFKLTGKHIPKWVNRLAKIGSIFNCVLPDALRVSPVENPDYQAYDSDKKRLRSNFSSCLSSVSTRQKQLSSSSLFMQSPLKSCLPPWELSRSDKVF; encoded by the exons ATGAAATTGGGATTAAAGAAAGGATGGAAGGCAGTAGTACCTCTTCGCTTGGAAGGAAAATCCGTTGCACGTTTTTGTCACTTAACCAAAATGAAGTCAACCAGTCATCATTCTGGGACTACACCAGTTTATCTTAACGTATATGACTTGACGCCTATGAATGGCTATGCATATTGGGCTGGCGTTGGTATTTTTCACTCTGGTGTGGAAG TTCATGGTATAGAGTATGCATTTGGTGCACATGACTATCCGACCAGTGGTGTCTTTGAGGTTGAGCCCCGGCAATGCCCGGGTTTCAAGTTTAGGAAGTCGATCTTTATTGGGACTACATGTTTGAATCGTGATCAAGTTAGGGAATTCACATATCATCACTCGGCAAGCTATAATGGTGATACGTATCACTTGATTGCCAAGAACTGCAATCATTTCTGTGAAGACATCTGTTTCAAGTTGACAGGGAAACATATTCCCAAATGGGTGAATCGACTTGCAAAAATAG GTTCAATCTTCAACTGCGTGCTACCTGATGCCCTTCGAGTATCTCCAGTGGAAAATCCCGATTACCAAGCATATGATAGTGACAAGAAGAGGCTGAGAAGTAACTTCAGTAGTTGCCTCTCTTCTGTCTCAACAAGGCAGAAACAGTTATCATCGTCTTCATTGTTTATGCAGTCACCCTTGAAAAGCTGCTTACCACCATGGGAATTAAGTAGGTCTGATAAGGTTTTCTGA
- the LOC141706797 gene encoding lysophospholipid acyltransferase LPEAT1-like isoform X2 produces MGMESELKPLNSKDPDPAITTLPLLEHEATPAPEQQPNNLKELETKCAAYVRRDVYGTMGRDHVPFTEKLLLGLALITILPVRVTLSLIILVFYYVVCRVCTMFSLPNGEDNEQQDFAHMGGWRQAVVVKSGCFLARVMLFLFGFYRIRETFVEPRIGDDEKSDKVEHNDQADEPERPGVIVSNHVSYIDILYHMSASYPSFVAKRSVGKLPLLGLISKCLGCIYVQRESKSSDFKGVSGVINERIQEAHQNKSAPIIMLFPEGTTTNGDYLLPFKTGAFLPKAPVLPVILRYPHQRFSPAWDSISGVRHVLLLLCQFVNYLEVTRLPVYYPSQQEKDDPKLYANNVRKLMAHEGNLKLADIGLAEKREYHAALNGPVSPS; encoded by the exons ATGGGCATGGAGTCAGAGCTCAAACCCTTAAACTCCAAAGACCCTGACCCTGCCATCACCACCTTGCCTCTCCTTGAACATGAAGCCACACCAGCACCTGAACAACAGCCCAACAATCTTAAAGAACTCGAGACGAAATGTGCAGCTTACGTCCGTCGCGATGTTTATGGTACAATGGGCCGTGATCATGTTCCTTTCACAGAGAAGCTCCTTCTTGGTTTGGCATTGATCACCATCTTGCCTGTTAGGGTGACACTTTCGCTGATCATATTGGTGTTTTATTACGTCGTGTGTCGTGTTTGTACGATGTTTTCTTTGCCGAATGGGGAGGATAATGAGCAGCAGGATTTTGCACATATGGGAGGGTGGAGACAGGCTGTTGTTGTCAAGAGTGGGTGTTTTTTGGCAAGGGTTATGTTGTTTCTTTTTGGATTTTATCGGATTCGTGAGACTTTTGTGGAGCCTCGGATTGGTGATGATGAGAAATCTGATAAG GTAGAGCACAATGATCAAGCCGATGAACCTGAAAGACCTGGGGTAATTGTATCTAATCACGTCTCTTATATAGATATATTATACCACATGTCTGCTTCTTATCCGAGCTTTGTTGCCAAG AGATCAGTGGGTAAACTTCCTCTGCTTGGTCTTATCAG CAAATGCCTTGGTTGTATCTATGTCCAGCGGGAGTCAAAATCATCAGACTTTAAGGGTGTTTCAG GCGTCATTAATGAAAGGATCCAGGAAGCTCATCAGAACAAGTCTGCTCCGATCATAATGCTTTTTCCAG AAGGCACGACTACAAACGGAGATTACCTACTTCCATTTAAGACTGGCGCCTTCTTACCAAAAGCTCCTGTTCTTCCAGTAATTTTACGATATCCTCACCAGAGGTTCAGTCCTGCTTGGGACTCAATATCAGGA GTACGCCATGTGCTTCTTCTCTTGTGTCAGTTTGTAAATTATTTAGAAGTAACAAGACTTCCTGTATACTACCCTTCACAACAAGAAAAGGATGATCCAAAGCTATATGCTAATAATGTTCGGAAGCTGATGGCTCACGAG GGTAATCTGAAACTGGCAGATATCGGATTGGCAGAGAAACGAGAATACCATGCTGCTCTCAATG GTCCTGTTTCTCCAAGCTAA
- the LOC141706797 gene encoding lysophospholipid acyltransferase LPEAT1-like isoform X1 — protein MGMESELKPLNSKDPDPAITTLPLLEHEATPAPEQQPNNLKELETKCAAYVRRDVYGTMGRDHVPFTEKLLLGLALITILPVRVTLSLIILVFYYVVCRVCTMFSLPNGEDNEQQDFAHMGGWRQAVVVKSGCFLARVMLFLFGFYRIRETFVEPRIGDDEKSDKVEHNDQADEPERPGVIVSNHVSYIDILYHMSASYPSFVAKRSVGKLPLLGLISKCLGCIYVQRESKSSDFKGVSGVINERIQEAHQNKSAPIIMLFPEGTTTNGDYLLPFKTGAFLPKAPVLPVILRYPHQRFSPAWDSISGVRHVLLLLCQFVNYLEVTRLPVYYPSQQEKDDPKLYANNVRKLMAHEGNLKLADIGLAEKREYHAALNGNNSVLHQKEE, from the exons ATGGGCATGGAGTCAGAGCTCAAACCCTTAAACTCCAAAGACCCTGACCCTGCCATCACCACCTTGCCTCTCCTTGAACATGAAGCCACACCAGCACCTGAACAACAGCCCAACAATCTTAAAGAACTCGAGACGAAATGTGCAGCTTACGTCCGTCGCGATGTTTATGGTACAATGGGCCGTGATCATGTTCCTTTCACAGAGAAGCTCCTTCTTGGTTTGGCATTGATCACCATCTTGCCTGTTAGGGTGACACTTTCGCTGATCATATTGGTGTTTTATTACGTCGTGTGTCGTGTTTGTACGATGTTTTCTTTGCCGAATGGGGAGGATAATGAGCAGCAGGATTTTGCACATATGGGAGGGTGGAGACAGGCTGTTGTTGTCAAGAGTGGGTGTTTTTTGGCAAGGGTTATGTTGTTTCTTTTTGGATTTTATCGGATTCGTGAGACTTTTGTGGAGCCTCGGATTGGTGATGATGAGAAATCTGATAAG GTAGAGCACAATGATCAAGCCGATGAACCTGAAAGACCTGGGGTAATTGTATCTAATCACGTCTCTTATATAGATATATTATACCACATGTCTGCTTCTTATCCGAGCTTTGTTGCCAAG AGATCAGTGGGTAAACTTCCTCTGCTTGGTCTTATCAG CAAATGCCTTGGTTGTATCTATGTCCAGCGGGAGTCAAAATCATCAGACTTTAAGGGTGTTTCAG GCGTCATTAATGAAAGGATCCAGGAAGCTCATCAGAACAAGTCTGCTCCGATCATAATGCTTTTTCCAG AAGGCACGACTACAAACGGAGATTACCTACTTCCATTTAAGACTGGCGCCTTCTTACCAAAAGCTCCTGTTCTTCCAGTAATTTTACGATATCCTCACCAGAGGTTCAGTCCTGCTTGGGACTCAATATCAGGA GTACGCCATGTGCTTCTTCTCTTGTGTCAGTTTGTAAATTATTTAGAAGTAACAAGACTTCCTGTATACTACCCTTCACAACAAGAAAAGGATGATCCAAAGCTATATGCTAATAATGTTCGGAAGCTGATGGCTCACGAG GGTAATCTGAAACTGGCAGATATCGGATTGGCAGAGAAACGAGAATACCATGCTGCTCTCAATGGTAATAATAGTGTTTTGCATCAGAAAGAAGAATGA